Proteins from one Loktanella sp. M215 genomic window:
- the cimA gene encoding citramalate synthase: MTKERLYLYDTTLRDGQQTQGVQFSTSEKLKITAVLDALGVDYVEGGWPGANPTDSEYFDQVGPMRPTLVAFGMTKRAGRSAENDDVLAAVLNAKTPAVCLVGKSHSFHVSTALGITNAENTENIRASVAHIVTQGREAMLDAEHFFDGYAADPVYALEAVHAAHDAGARWIVLCDTNGGSLPDDVGRVVAEVIASGIPGDKLGIHTHNDTEHAVANTLAAVLAGARQVQGTLNGLGERCGNANLTTLIPTLLLKEPFASRFETGVTMEALAGLKKASRVLDDILNRVPAKQAAYVGASAFAHKAGLHASAIAKDPTTYEHIDPSLVGNARIVPMSNQAGQSNLRERLMQAGLEVARDDPRLPRILDRIKDMESRGYSYDTAQASFELLARRELGLLPEFFEVKRYRVTVERRRNKKGRMVSLSEAVVVVKIAGDKVLNVSESIGPDGSDRGPVNALSRALAKDLGPYQAIIDDMRLVDFKVRITDGGTEAVTRVIIDSADGQGRTWSTVGVSANIVDASFDALLDAINWKLIRDGAEV; the protein is encoded by the coding sequence ATGACCAAGGAAAGACTCTATCTCTACGACACGACGCTGCGCGACGGGCAGCAGACTCAAGGGGTGCAGTTTTCGACATCGGAAAAGCTGAAGATCACTGCTGTGCTGGACGCGCTGGGCGTGGACTACGTCGAAGGCGGCTGGCCCGGCGCGAATCCGACGGATTCGGAATACTTCGATCAGGTCGGACCGATGCGCCCGACGCTTGTGGCCTTTGGCATGACCAAGCGTGCCGGACGGTCGGCCGAGAATGACGATGTCCTTGCTGCCGTGCTCAATGCCAAGACGCCCGCCGTCTGTCTGGTCGGCAAAAGCCATTCTTTCCACGTCTCGACCGCACTGGGCATCACGAACGCCGAGAACACCGAGAACATCCGCGCCTCTGTCGCGCATATCGTGACACAGGGGCGCGAGGCGATGCTGGACGCTGAGCATTTCTTTGACGGCTACGCAGCCGATCCCGTCTACGCGCTGGAGGCGGTGCATGCCGCCCATGACGCGGGCGCGCGCTGGATCGTGCTGTGCGATACCAACGGCGGCAGCCTGCCCGACGACGTGGGCCGCGTGGTGGCCGAGGTGATCGCCTCGGGTATTCCGGGCGACAAGCTGGGCATCCATACGCACAACGACACCGAACACGCCGTGGCCAATACCCTCGCTGCGGTCCTTGCCGGAGCGCGTCAGGTACAGGGCACGCTGAACGGTCTGGGCGAGCGCTGCGGCAACGCCAATCTGACGACACTGATCCCGACGCTGCTGCTGAAGGAACCCTTCGCCAGCCGGTTTGAGACGGGCGTCACGATGGAGGCGCTGGCGGGTCTGAAAAAAGCCAGCCGGGTACTGGATGACATCCTGAACCGCGTGCCGGCCAAGCAGGCGGCCTATGTCGGCGCCTCTGCCTTTGCCCACAAGGCCGGGTTGCACGCCAGCGCCATCGCCAAGGACCCGACCACCTACGAACACATCGACCCGTCGCTTGTGGGCAACGCCCGCATCGTGCCGATGTCCAATCAGGCGGGCCAGTCGAACCTGCGCGAACGGCTGATGCAGGCGGGGCTGGAGGTCGCGCGTGACGATCCGCGCCTGCCGCGCATCCTCGACCGGATCAAGGACATGGAAAGCCGCGGCTATTCCTATGACACCGCACAGGCGAGTTTCGAGCTGCTGGCGCGGCGCGAACTGGGCCTGCTGCCGGAATTCTTCGAGGTCAAGCGCTACCGCGTGACGGTCGAGAGACGGCGCAACAAGAAGGGCCGTATGGTCAGCCTGTCAGAGGCCGTCGTCGTGGTGAAGATCGCCGGCGACAAGGTGCTGAACGTATCCGAGAGCATCGGTCCCGACGGGTCCGACCGCGGCCCTGTCAACGCGCTGTCACGCGCTTTGGCCAAGGACCTTGGCCCCTATCAGGCGATCATCGACGACATGCGGCTGGTCGACTTCAAGGTGCGGATCACCGACGGCGGGACCGAGGCGGTGACCCGCGTCATCATCGACAGCGCGGATGGTCAGGGCCGCACGTGGTCCACCGTGGGCGTCTCGGCGAACATCGTCGATGCGTCCTTTGATGCTTTGCTGGATGCGATCAACTGGAAACTGATCCGCGACGGGGCAGAGGTCTGA
- a CDS encoding squalene/phytoene synthase family protein produces MSFDACAALVERGDPMRFRATMAVPVAARRVLFPLYAFNLEVARAPWLTKEAMIAEMRLQWWRDVLAEIAAGGPVRSHEVTDALAQVLDPQGARDLDALIDVRRWDIYSDAFADPAHFERYIDGTSGALMGTAARLLGEADPQVVADFAYGSGVANFLRAIPALENEGRRPLVDGTIDGVRELAQTALKRLDSARGRHRAVSGAAGAALVSGWQARPVLDHAARDPQSVAVGGLDPAPFADRLRLLRVATFGWWR; encoded by the coding sequence ATGAGCTTTGACGCCTGTGCCGCACTGGTCGAGCGCGGCGATCCGATGCGGTTTCGCGCGACGATGGCCGTGCCCGTCGCGGCGCGGCGCGTGCTGTTTCCGCTTTATGCCTTCAACCTCGAGGTCGCGCGCGCGCCTTGGTTGACCAAGGAGGCGATGATCGCCGAGATGCGCCTGCAATGGTGGCGCGATGTGCTGGCCGAGATTGCCGCAGGTGGCCCGGTGCGCAGCCACGAGGTGACGGATGCGCTGGCACAGGTCCTCGATCCGCAGGGCGCGCGTGATCTGGATGCGCTGATCGACGTGCGGCGCTGGGATATCTACAGCGATGCCTTCGCGGATCCGGCGCATTTCGAGCGCTACATCGATGGCACGTCCGGTGCGCTGATGGGCACGGCGGCACGGCTGCTAGGTGAGGCTGACCCGCAGGTGGTCGCCGATTTCGCCTATGGTAGCGGTGTCGCGAATTTTCTGCGCGCGATTCCGGCGCTGGAAAACGAAGGCCGCAGGCCGCTGGTCGACGGCACCATAGATGGCGTACGCGAACTGGCACAGACTGCGCTGAAGCGGCTCGACAGCGCGCGGGGACGGCATCGCGCCGTCTCGGGCGCTGCGGGGGCGGCGCTTGTGTCGGGCTGGCAGGCGCGACCAGTGCTGGACCACGCCGCGCGCGATCCGCAAAGCGTGGCGGTGGGGGGGCTGGACCCTGCGCCGTTCGCGGACCGGCTGCGATTGCTGCGCGTCGCGACCTTTGGCTGGTGGCGCTAG
- a CDS encoding MFS transporter produces MIDDSRARRNVTVLVAAQAFLGAQMPMIFVIGGLAGGMLSPNICLATLPISFIVFSSMTTAPWLSPLMQRRGRRFGFVLGASAGALGALIAAYGLYIGSFAVLLLGSFFTGIYMSAQGFYRFAAADTASDDFKPKAISYVLAGGLISALIGPQLNKLVQDALVVPFLGTYLAVAAINIIGMSLFWFLDLPKGTRGQPQQVSAIPPRTRRELLRDPRIVVAIICAMVSYALMNLVMTSTPLAVVGCGFTKNNANDIVSAHVIAMYLPSFFTGHLIARFGVTRIVGTGLAILTAAGIVALSGVTLTHFFGALVLLGMGWNFGFIGATTMLAGSHNTAERGVVQGLNDTIVFGMVTVASVTSGGLMNCSGGSPVQGWDMVNLAMLPLIALAAGALIWLAFSSRRTPA; encoded by the coding sequence ATGATCGACGATTCCCGCGCCAGGCGCAATGTGACGGTCCTCGTGGCGGCGCAGGCCTTTCTGGGGGCGCAGATGCCGATGATCTTCGTGATCGGCGGCCTTGCGGGCGGCATGCTATCGCCCAACATCTGCCTTGCCACCCTGCCGATCAGCTTTATCGTCTTCAGTTCCATGACCACCGCCCCCTGGCTGTCACCGCTGATGCAGCGTCGGGGTCGTCGCTTTGGCTTCGTGCTGGGCGCCAGCGCAGGGGCGCTGGGCGCACTGATCGCGGCCTACGGCCTGTACATCGGATCCTTTGCCGTGCTGCTGCTCGGATCGTTCTTCACCGGCATCTACATGAGCGCGCAAGGCTTCTATCGCTTTGCCGCAGCCGACACGGCGTCGGACGACTTCAAGCCCAAGGCGATTTCCTACGTCCTCGCGGGCGGGTTGATCTCGGCCCTGATCGGGCCGCAGCTGAACAAGCTGGTGCAGGACGCGCTGGTGGTGCCGTTTCTCGGCACCTACCTCGCCGTGGCGGCGATCAACATCATCGGGATGTCGCTGTTCTGGTTCCTCGACCTGCCCAAAGGCACCCGGGGCCAGCCGCAGCAGGTCAGCGCGATCCCGCCCCGCACCCGACGCGAGTTGCTGCGCGATCCGCGCATCGTCGTCGCGATTATCTGCGCGATGGTGTCCTACGCGCTGATGAACCTCGTGATGACCTCGACCCCGCTGGCGGTCGTGGGCTGCGGGTTCACCAAGAACAACGCCAACGACATCGTCTCGGCCCATGTCATCGCGATGTATCTGCCGAGCTTCTTTACCGGCCACCTGATCGCCCGCTTCGGCGTCACGCGGATCGTGGGCACGGGTCTGGCCATCCTGACCGCGGCCGGAATCGTGGCGCTGTCGGGCGTCACCCTGACGCATTTCTTCGGCGCGCTGGTGCTGCTGGGGATGGGGTGGAACTTCGGTTTCATCGGCGCGACGACGATGCTGGCCGGATCGCACAACACGGCTGAGCGTGGCGTCGTACAGGGGCTGAACGACACCATCGTCTTTGGCATGGTGACGGTCGCGTCGGTCACATCCGGCGGGTTGATGAACTGTTCCGGCGGCAGCCCGGTGCAGGGCTGGGACATGGTCAACCTCGCGATGCTGCCGCTGATCGCGCTGGCCGCGGGCGCGCTGATCTGGCTCGCCTTTTCGTCACGCCGGACGCCCGCCTAG
- a CDS encoding cobyrinate a,c-diamide synthase, translating into MPGLILAAPSSGSGKTTVTLGLLRALTRAGIAVRGAKSGPDYIDPGYHAAATGRPCLNLDAWAMTPQAIAARAATPDLLVIEGAMGLFDGAPPDGRGATADLARLLDLPVVLIVDAARMAQSIAPLVAGFARHDQSVRIAGVILNNVGSDRHGTMLRRALAAIDMPCLGTLPRSTDLARPARHLGLHQASEDPDLNAFLDRAADWIADGCDMAALMACATALPQAPAHVQPPPAQHIAIARDAAFSFLYPHQTAEWRAAGAQITFFSPLADETVPQADLIILPGGYPELHAARIAAARTFMNSLRNSAQNTHIFGECGGYMVLGDGLTDADGHTHHMAGLLRLETSFAQRRLHLGYRHLTAASGPFAGDWRGHEFHYATTVTAQGDPLFAATDAEGTALPPMGLRLGRVAGSFAHLIDRA; encoded by the coding sequence ATGCCGGGCCTGATCCTCGCCGCCCCGTCCTCTGGCAGCGGCAAGACCACCGTCACACTCGGCCTGCTGCGCGCCCTGACCCGCGCCGGGATTGCCGTGCGCGGCGCGAAATCAGGCCCCGACTATATCGACCCCGGCTATCATGCGGCGGCGACGGGCCGACCCTGCCTGAACCTCGACGCCTGGGCGATGACACCGCAGGCCATCGCGGCCCGTGCCGCCACGCCGGACCTGCTGGTGATCGAAGGCGCCATGGGCCTTTTCGACGGCGCACCGCCCGACGGACGGGGCGCCACAGCCGATCTGGCGCGCCTGCTGGATCTGCCGGTTGTGCTGATCGTCGATGCGGCACGCATGGCGCAGTCCATCGCCCCGCTGGTCGCGGGCTTCGCCCGGCACGATCAGTCCGTGCGCATCGCGGGCGTGATCCTCAACAACGTGGGATCGGATCGCCACGGCACGATGCTGCGGCGGGCGCTGGCCGCCATCGACATGCCCTGCCTCGGCACCCTGCCGCGCAGCACAGATCTGGCGCGCCCCGCACGGCACCTCGGGTTGCATCAGGCGTCAGAGGATCCGGACCTGAACGCCTTTCTGGACCGTGCCGCAGACTGGATCGCCGATGGCTGCGACATGGCGGCGCTGATGGCCTGCGCCACCGCCCTGCCGCAGGCCCCGGCGCATGTCCAACCACCGCCGGCGCAACACATCGCCATTGCGCGGGACGCCGCGTTTTCGTTCCTCTATCCGCACCAGACGGCCGAATGGCGCGCCGCCGGTGCGCAGATCACCTTCTTCTCTCCCCTCGCGGACGAGACGGTGCCGCAGGCGGATCTGATCATCCTGCCCGGCGGCTATCCAGAGCTTCACGCCGCCCGGATTGCAGCGGCAAGAACTTTCATGAATAGCCTCAGGAATAGCGCGCAAAATACCCATATCTTTGGAGAATGTGGCGGCTACATGGTGCTTGGCGACGGCCTGACGGATGCCGACGGGCACACCCACCACATGGCCGGACTGCTGCGCCTCGAAACCTCTTTCGCGCAGCGCCGCCTGCATCTGGGTTATCGCCACCTGACCGCCGCGTCAGGACCCTTTGCGGGTGACTGGCGCGGTCACGAGTTCCATTATGCAACGACCGTCACAGCACAGGGCGACCCCCTGTTCGCCGCGACCGATGCGGAAGGCACGGCCTTGCCGCCAATGGGCCTGCGACTGGGCCGTGTCGCGGGGTCTTTCGCCCATCTGATCGACCGGGCATAA